A window of the Deinococcus gobiensis I-0 genome harbors these coding sequences:
- a CDS encoding ABC transporter substrate-binding protein → MKKALFLALALGAGSSLAAPFVLPATWMAENPSQAKTGGEVRTYSLSDYKTLNPFTSSEADSLPDLMSDVGLGGLFTQDPSTDKFIPHMADAMPVVSNNNKRFVVKLRQGMKFSDGQAITADDFVTTFKIHTDDKVGSNSYDSFFLNGKPITLKKIDNYTLQFDFPQASASAYTRMAFIPWPDHVFGPVYSSKGAEGIKNMWGISANPSTIVSPGPWVISSYQAGQRAVLKKNPYFGEWNKDGAGKALPYLDTMSIRLLKDLNAGLAAYLAGQIDTFAASKADDLAQIKRAIDGGNLKANLVPNVSPNSTSSWIVFNWNKSGDAAKQKIFRDVRFRQAMSHIANRQAMIQLALGGLGSEVYTGVYPVFKNYQFDSTPKYKYDLAAATKLLAQMGFSKKNAQGYLTNSAGQVLEFNMATNAGNTVREQLGRIFTDEAKKVGVKVNFTPIDFNNLVDQLNSKGANRPFDAILLGLAGGDNIWPYGSNVVPCGGNLHSFNVPSDGKCLTPQESLMTKLYYQGDQTLDDDARRKIGEQLSKAEAQNQGFIYLVGTNYHVTYNSRLGGEYKRNLWDAYNGSRPYAQLTTYIK, encoded by the coding sequence ATGAAAAAAGCCCTGTTCCTCGCGCTCGCCCTGGGCGCTGGCAGCTCGCTCGCCGCTCCCTTCGTCCTGCCCGCCACCTGGATGGCCGAAAACCCCTCGCAGGCCAAGACCGGCGGCGAAGTCCGGACCTACTCGCTGAGCGACTACAAGACGCTGAACCCCTTCACCAGCTCGGAAGCCGACAGCCTGCCGGACCTGATGAGCGACGTGGGTCTGGGCGGCCTGTTCACGCAGGACCCCAGCACCGACAAGTTCATTCCGCACATGGCCGACGCCATGCCGGTCGTGAGCAACAACAACAAGCGCTTCGTGGTCAAGCTCCGCCAGGGCATGAAGTTCAGTGACGGTCAGGCCATCACCGCCGACGACTTCGTCACGACCTTCAAGATCCACACCGACGACAAGGTCGGCAGCAACTCCTACGACTCCTTCTTCCTGAACGGCAAGCCGATCACGCTGAAGAAGATCGACAACTACACCCTGCAGTTCGACTTCCCGCAGGCCAGCGCCAGCGCCTACACCCGGATGGCCTTCATCCCGTGGCCCGACCACGTGTTCGGCCCGGTGTACAGCAGCAAGGGTGCCGAAGGCATCAAGAACATGTGGGGCATCAGCGCCAACCCCTCGACCATCGTCTCGCCTGGCCCCTGGGTCATCAGCAGCTACCAGGCCGGCCAGCGCGCCGTCCTGAAGAAGAACCCCTACTTCGGCGAGTGGAACAAGGACGGCGCCGGCAAGGCCCTACCCTACCTCGACACCATGAGCATCCGCCTGCTCAAGGACCTGAACGCGGGCCTGGCCGCCTACCTCGCGGGCCAGATCGACACCTTCGCGGCCAGCAAGGCCGACGACCTGGCGCAGATCAAGCGCGCCATCGACGGCGGCAACCTCAAGGCCAACCTCGTGCCCAACGTCAGCCCCAACTCGACGAGCAGCTGGATCGTGTTCAACTGGAACAAGTCGGGCGACGCCGCCAAGCAGAAGATCTTCCGCGACGTGCGCTTCCGTCAGGCCATGAGCCACATCGCCAACCGTCAGGCCATGATCCAGCTCGCGCTGGGCGGCCTGGGCAGCGAGGTGTACACGGGCGTGTACCCGGTGTTCAAGAACTACCAGTTCGACAGCACCCCCAAGTACAAGTACGATCTGGCGGCCGCCACCAAGCTGCTCGCGCAGATGGGCTTCTCCAAGAAGAACGCCCAGGGCTACCTGACCAACAGCGCCGGTCAGGTGCTGGAGTTCAACATGGCGACCAACGCGGGCAACACCGTGCGTGAGCAGCTCGGCCGCATCTTCACCGACGAGGCGAAGAAGGTCGGCGTGAAGGTCAACTTCACCCCCATCGACTTCAACAACCTCGTGGACCAGCTCAACTCCAAGGGCGCCAACCGTCCCTTCGACGCGATCCTGCTGGGCCTCGCGGGCGGCGACAACATCTGGCCCTACGGCAGCAACGTGGTGCCCTGCGGCGGCAACCTGCACTCCTTCAACGTCCCCAGCGACGGCAAGTGCCTCACGCCCCAGGAAAGCCTGATGACCAAGCTGTACTACCAGGGTGACCAGACCCTCGACGACGATGCCCGCCGCAAGATCGGCGAGCAGCTCTCGAAGGCCGAAGCGCAGAACCAGGGCTTCATCTACCTCGTGGGCACGAACTACCACGTCACGTACAACAGCCGCCTCGGCGGCGAGTACAAGCGCAACCTGTGGGACGCCTACAACGGCTCGCGTCCCTACGCCCAGCTGACGACCTACATCAAGTAA
- a CDS encoding ABC transporter permease — MLTFLLRRLLNAIPTLLLSSILVFFIIQLAPGDFLTPARLNPNISAERIADLQRNLGLDRPVIVQYWLWLTHMFKGDFGLSFAYQQPVLDVAWPRIVNSLFLVLPYFVLYYLISIPLGVYGALRQNSFGDKALNVVMYVLLGFPSFFLALLVIFGLLQLRYKTGWDIPINGMTSDNYASLNPLGKFLDVAKHVAIPALVLAIGDAAGLTRVIRGQMLEYMRADFVRTARSKGVSEFSTIYRHTLRNALVPIVASIGGLLPAAISGAGFIEVVFAYPGITPMILDAINTQDLFLIAGFTMLTVFLLIIGNAISDILLSVVDPRIRYS; from the coding sequence TTGCTCACCTTTCTGCTTCGGCGTCTGCTGAACGCCATCCCGACCCTGCTGCTCTCCAGCATCCTGGTCTTTTTCATCATCCAGCTGGCTCCGGGCGACTTCCTGACCCCGGCCCGCCTGAATCCCAACATCTCGGCCGAACGCATCGCCGACCTGCAACGCAACCTGGGTCTGGACCGCCCGGTGATCGTGCAGTACTGGCTGTGGCTGACCCACATGTTCAAGGGCGATTTCGGCTTGTCCTTCGCCTATCAGCAGCCCGTGCTGGACGTGGCCTGGCCGCGCATCGTCAATTCGCTGTTTCTGGTCCTGCCCTACTTCGTGCTGTATTACCTGATCTCCATTCCGCTGGGGGTCTACGGAGCGCTGCGCCAGAACTCCTTCGGCGACAAGGCGCTCAACGTCGTCATGTACGTGCTGCTGGGGTTCCCGAGCTTCTTCCTGGCACTGCTGGTCATCTTCGGCCTGCTGCAACTGCGCTACAAGACCGGCTGGGACATTCCCATCAACGGCATGACCAGTGACAACTACGCGTCGCTGAATCCGCTGGGCAAATTCCTGGACGTCGCCAAACACGTCGCCATTCCCGCCCTGGTGCTGGCGATCGGGGACGCGGCGGGCCTGACCCGCGTGATCCGGGGCCAGATGCTCGAGTACATGCGGGCCGACTTCGTGCGCACGGCGCGTTCCAAGGGGGTCAGCGAGTTCTCGACCATCTACCGCCACACCCTGCGCAACGCCCTGGTGCCCATCGTGGCGAGCATCGGCGGCCTGCTGCCGGCAGCCATCAGTGGCGCAGGCTTCATCGAGGTGGTCTTCGCCTATCCCGGCATCACCCCGATGATCCTGGACGCCATCAACACCCAGGACCTGTTCCTGATCGCCGGATTCACCATGCTGACCGTCTTTCTCCTCATCATCGGCAACGCCATCAGCGACATCCTGCTGAGCGTCGTCGACCCCCGGATCAGGTACTCATGA